A genomic stretch from Lathyrus oleraceus cultivar Zhongwan6 chromosome 2, CAAS_Psat_ZW6_1.0, whole genome shotgun sequence includes:
- the LOC127121179 gene encoding uncharacterized protein LOC127121179, protein MIFIFPMSSKKRRDTAKKLQKFEKMALYKSKSWSVNDDVKSKKKNNNININRILISINIVGSSGPLTFVVNEDDIVCDVIGKTLKFYARQERLPALKSDVSDYVLHCSNDVSDALGPSEPIGSFRTRKFVLSENQASSTKTEEAGSKGRNSRWKSFSFKKFCFALHCAAIGRGGGRD, encoded by the exons ATGATTTTCATTTTTCCTATGTCAAGTAAGAAACGCCGAGATACGGCTAAGAAATTACAAAAGTTTGAAAAAATGGCATTGTACAAGAGCAAAAGCTGGAGTGTTAATGATGATGTGAAAAGTAAGAAGAAGAATAACAACATCAATATTAATAGGATCTTGATATCGATTAATATTGTCGGTAGTTCAGGGCCATTGACATTTGTGGTTAATGAGGATGATATTGTTTGTGATGTTATTGGCAAAACTCTCAAATTTTATGCACGTCAAGAAAGATTACCAGCTTTGAAATCTGATGTATCTGATTATGTTTTACATTGCTCAAATGATGTTTCTGATG CTCTAGGTCCATCTGAACCCATAGGAAGTTTTAGGACAAGAAAGTTTGTGTTATCCGAGAATCAAGCATCATCTACAAAGACAGAAGAAGCAGGGTCAAAGGGAAGAAACAGTAGATGGAAATCATTTAGTTTCAAAAAATTCTGTTTCGCACTGCATTGTGCAGCTATTGGTCGTGGTGGTGGCAGAGATTAA